The sequence TATGAAGGGAATTTTGGTGTTACCTCAGCATCAGCAGAAATTGTTGACTGCTGGCGGGTCTGAGTCTCCGACTGCTACACAGGAAACTCACACACCAGAGGAGTATTTACTGCGTGGGAACCAAATTGTTTTACCCCTGATTCATGAGGGTGTGATGATGGGGTTACTGATGACAGGTAGGGAAGACCGGGCATGGGATGAGCACGAACAAAGTCAAATTCAACAGATAGCTCAAACCTTGGCGATCGCCTGTATTTTAGATCAGCGTCGCGCCTGGTTGCAACAGCAGCTACATCAACAACAAATTCTCCAAGAACAGCAACGAGATTTGCTAGATAATCTCTTGCATCAGTTTCGTAACCCGCTCACAGCATTGCGGACTTTTGGTAAGTTACTTTTAAAGCGCCTCAGGACTGGAGATCCCAACCGCGATGTCGCCGCTAATATTGTGCGAGAAAGCGATCGCCTGCAAGAATTGTTATTACAATTTGATCAAGTTATTGACTTGACAGAGGCAGATTTAGCCACATTATCATTGCCAGAAAATGATGTATTTGTAGAAGCCACTGTCCAAAAAGAAGCCAAACCTGCTTTATTATTGCCGGGGACAGGAGACAAAGAAACTGATTGTGCTTTAGCAGATTTGTTAGCACCGTTATTAGTGTCGGCGAGGGCGATTGCTCAAGAGCGGAATTTACAACTAAAAGCTAAAATTCCTCGCAATTTACCACTAGTCCGTGCCAATATTAAAGCATTACAAGAAGTGTTAAATAATATTATTGATAATGCCTTGAAATACACTCCTCCTGGTGGCAAGATTTTGATTCAGGTAGGACAAGAGAAAGCTAACTTTCAAGGAATTGCTATTAGTGATACCGGGCCGGGAATTCCACCAGAAGATTTAGCGCATTTGGGAGAACGGCATTATCGAGGTGTACAAGCTCAAACAGAAATTCCTGGTACAGGTTTGGGGTTAGCGATCGCTAAACAATTAATTGAGCAAATGCAGGGAGAAATTGAGATTTTTAGCCCAGCAATTAACTCAACTATCACTTCTCCCCAAGCGCCAGGAACTACCTTTATTATTTGGTTGCCGGAAGTTAGGATTTAGTTATCTTAGGGAAACCAATAAGTTTTGGTTGACGGTCATTTGTAGGTCAGTATCTGGGTCAATGGCGATCAGGTCAACGCTATTTTTGCCAAAGAATAGACCAATTAAGGCACCGATACCCGCACCACCCAGGACTTCTTCCGTGGCGATCGCGCGATCGCCTGTGACCGCAGATACAGCGGCGGCGGCGCCTGCACCTAAAACGGTATTCTGAATAATTGCCCCGGTACTGGTGCCTTTGTTAACTGTTTGGGTTTTGGTAATTACTTCAGAAGCGGCATTAATTTGATACTCTTGACCTGTGGTCAAAACTAGTTTTTGGGCGACAAATTGTGAACCACCTTGGGCGGGTTTGAGTTGACCAACTACCTGACTACCAGCGGGAATGACTACTGCTCCTGCTTGGGTGACGACGCTTTGGGATACTGTCAGTGTCAAAGGTGCGGTTTCTTCTTTTGTTACCAAAATCTTCTCGGCTTTGTCGTACTTCACAGGGATAGCAGTTCCCTGGGGAATGGTGACGGATACGGGGACTGGATTGCTTGGTTGTGCGGCGGCGACGATGTATGGTGAGTTGATGGCGCTGGCTTGATTAGAACTAACCAAGGCTTGGTAAATGAACGCTGCTACTTGGGCGCGGGTGGCGGTGGCTGTGGGGTTGAGAAACTTAACGTTGGGATAGTTGACAACTATTTGTTTTTGTGTAGCGGCGGCGATGGGGTTACGGGCGTAATCTGCAATGCTGGAGGTGTCGTTGAAGTATTGTAGAGTGCTGTCTGTGTTGCCGCTGACGCTGTATTCTAGACCGTTGGCGAGGGAAACTAATACTTGCTGGCGTGGAATGGCTTGGTTAGGCTCAAAACGGTTGCCGGGATATCCTGAGAGGAAACCGATGGTATAGGCTTGTTGAATGGCGCTAGATGCCCAGTAGTTGCGGGGTACGTCGGTAAAAGCGATCGCTTGTCGTTGTGGTGCTTTTTGAAAAGCTTTGTTGACCATAGCAGCAAATTGGGCCCGCGTCACTGCTTCTTCGGGACGGAAGCTACCATCAGGAAATCCGGCGATGACACCCCGCTGTGATAATTCTTGAATAAATTGTGCCGCCCAATAGTTAGATTGGACATCAGAAAAAGTAGTTTGAGCAAAAGATGGTGCTGCGGTGGTGAAGGGGGCGACAGCACCGATGGTGACGCTGATTGCCATCAGTGCAGCTGTTCCAGATTGCCAACGATTTAAGTTAAACATTTAATTTAAAGACTCCTTTAAATGTATTTTTTTCTGTTAGTTGATTAGACATTTTTTTAATTGCATAGTTCCCGGTTTTTTGGTTTTGAAAATACTAAACTTTCGGGATAAAAATAAGCGATCGCCACTTTTGATATTGTGAGCGATCGCTATCAGGAATTATGAAAATTACAATGGCAATTAAATTTAGCTTAGAAGGGATTTAATACTAAGCTAGAGTTGAGTGAAATTGCTAAATCTCGCTCTGGTCTGACCACGAAGACGTCAGCTTCATTTTTCCGCAGCAATACGCTAGCTAAAGCACCCGCCGCCGCGCCGCCAATAGGTTCTAAAATTTCAATTTTTTTATTACCTGTGAGCAGGGAAATGGCAGTAGCTGCGCCTGCACCAATAGCTGCGTCTGTTAATATACTGCTGGTGTTAGTTCCCTTGGATATTCTTTCTGTTTGGCTATATGTTCGAGAAGTGGCGTTGATTTGTTGACGTCGCCCAGAAGCAAAAACTAACTCTTGAGCTGCAAACCTCACGCCTTGTCTTTGGTTGTTGGTATCTGTGCGGAAACTACCGCTTAAACTGACTGGTTCTAATCTCCCAACTACTTCAGTTCCTGCGGGAATCAACACGTTTCTATTGCTATCAATAATGTCGCTGGCTATTTTCAATGTTATGGGTACAGTTTCCCCTGGAGTTACGACAATTTTATCTTTTTCGTAGGTAAGAGGAAAACTCACATTCCGGTTAGCGGGAATAGTAACTGTGCGAGATTGCCTCAGATTATATTGTCCATTGTTATTGAATTGAGCATTTACCGGGGAGAAGGTAAAGAGGGGGGTAATAGCACCTGCGGTAATCGCCATTGTCATGAGTGCAGCGGTTCCAGGTTTCCAGCGATGAAGGGGAGCCATAAGAAGATTTCCGTTGATATCTGTGATGTAGTTGATGACGCGGATTCACTGAGATTGTTTCTGGCTATTTTTAAACCTATCTATAGTCATATTCCGAAAGTTAAGGAGTTTTATCGACGGTACGTAGTGACGATTGTTCCTGATACTGATGTTTATTTATTAGACAGATTCA is a genomic window of Fortiea contorta PCC 7126 containing:
- a CDS encoding S-layer homology domain-containing protein, which produces MFNLNRWQSGTAALMAISVTIGAVAPFTTAAPSFAQTTFSDVQSNYWAAQFIQELSQRGVIAGFPDGSFRPEEAVTRAQFAAMVNKAFQKAPQRQAIAFTDVPRNYWASSAIQQAYTIGFLSGYPGNRFEPNQAIPRQQVLVSLANGLEYSVSGNTDSTLQYFNDTSSIADYARNPIAAATQKQIVVNYPNVKFLNPTATATRAQVAAFIYQALVSSNQASAINSPYIVAAAQPSNPVPVSVTIPQGTAIPVKYDKAEKILVTKEETAPLTLTVSQSVVTQAGAVVIPAGSQVVGQLKPAQGGSQFVAQKLVLTTGQEYQINAASEVITKTQTVNKGTSTGAIIQNTVLGAGAAAAVSAVTGDRAIATEEVLGGAGIGALIGLFFGKNSVDLIAIDPDTDLQMTVNQNLLVSLR
- a CDS encoding GAF domain-containing sensor histidine kinase; protein product: MLISASSDFIALCREQIALLTQGLGASLSVVYLTQELAEAPTGDTKLIPVVVYPETAVLKPKEGSGEGIAPGKIDMKGILVLPQHQQKLLTAGGSESPTATQETHTPEEYLLRGNQIVLPLIHEGVMMGLLMTGREDRAWDEHEQSQIQQIAQTLAIACILDQRRAWLQQQLHQQQILQEQQRDLLDNLLHQFRNPLTALRTFGKLLLKRLRTGDPNRDVAANIVRESDRLQELLLQFDQVIDLTEADLATLSLPENDVFVEATVQKEAKPALLLPGTGDKETDCALADLLAPLLVSARAIAQERNLQLKAKIPRNLPLVRANIKALQEVLNNIIDNALKYTPPGGKILIQVGQEKANFQGIAISDTGPGIPPEDLAHLGERHYRGVQAQTEIPGTGLGLAIAKQLIEQMQGEIEIFSPAINSTITSPQAPGTTFIIWLPEVRI